One Glycine max cultivar Williams 82 chromosome 4, Glycine_max_v4.0, whole genome shotgun sequence DNA segment encodes these proteins:
- the LOC100527868 gene encoding Protein PLASTID TRANSCRIPTIONALLY ACTIVE 7-like, whose translation MAIRINSLTLSSALPKMELRGGISGLWVGSQMMPQMRKEARGRRVWRRRKLIKKDEYMHPKMERIPFMEEQVRMVREQGKLLTMDIERLMLSEDNRFDFVNEIAAEANSYVENNRDEYGGEKKAILHVLSNRMNDTGIYRPEAYYESDPFKPGPHYLREEFT comes from the exons ATGGCTATCCGAATCAACTCCTTGACTCTCTCTTCCGCTTTACCT AAGATGGAGTTAAGAGGTGGAATTTCGGGCCTCTGGGTTGGCTCGCAG ATGATGCCCCAAATGCGAAAGGAGGCTCGTGGACGACGAGTTTGGAGGCGAAGAAAATTG ATAAAAAAGGATGAATATATGCACCCCAAAATGGAGCGCATTCCTTTCATGGAGGAGCAGGTAAGGATGGTAAGGGAACAGGGAAAGCTCTTGACGATGGACATAGAGAGGTTAATGTTGTCAGAAGATAATCGGTTTGATTTTGTGAATGAGATAGCAGCTGAGGCCAATTCTTATGTTGAGAACAACAGGGATGAGTATGGAGGTGAGAAGAAGGCCATTCTTCATGTTTTGAGCAATCGAATGAATGATACTGGAATTTACAGGCCAGAGGCATATTATGAGTCTGATCCCTTCAAGCCCGGACCTCATTATTTGAGAGAAGAATTTACATAA